A genome region from Celeribacter baekdonensis includes the following:
- a CDS encoding AAA family ATPase, whose translation MSQMFQPAKTERRVEAFVMTEEGRDAVVHLLRQAALESNATVHTGTLQTMARLSGMTTFGDVMIAELGETSLATNIEAVRDIVADGTEVILLGRENDVATYRTFLTAGAKDYLVLPLDATGPLSDILTSEITPAEAKRTHGRAIAVCGVSGGVGASLLAANLSVACRADEAGEMAPTVGLLDAELTFGSLAVDLDIETTSGLFEAFSTPERVDSTFLHATMHEVQPGLSVYSAEIENISLLASYEMGLSGLVTSMKEAFSTTVIDLPRRLIAEKNPVLDVVDDLILVLAPGFSAVRSAGRLVDVINRNAAGAAPRVWLALSQTRRDAGLSAKEVAAALDLPVSVELPLSVNDIARAYVKGTPVQSLAPNSAYSRRVVRLAQAICNGHDADKVRHMSWWKKRA comes from the coding sequence ATGAGTCAGATGTTTCAGCCCGCAAAGACCGAGCGCCGCGTCGAAGCGTTTGTCATGACAGAAGAGGGTCGCGATGCTGTGGTCCATTTGCTGCGACAGGCGGCACTGGAAAGCAATGCGACGGTCCACACGGGCACGCTTCAAACCATGGCGCGCCTTTCAGGTATGACCACATTTGGAGATGTGATGATTGCAGAGCTTGGTGAGACCTCGCTCGCGACCAATATCGAAGCGGTTCGTGATATCGTCGCGGACGGGACCGAAGTCATCCTGTTGGGCCGCGAGAATGACGTGGCAACATATCGGACGTTCTTGACCGCAGGGGCCAAGGACTACCTTGTGCTGCCTTTGGATGCGACGGGTCCCTTGTCGGATATTCTGACGTCCGAGATCACTCCCGCGGAGGCGAAACGCACACATGGAAGGGCCATTGCCGTTTGCGGTGTTTCCGGTGGCGTAGGTGCCAGCCTGCTGGCCGCCAATCTTTCGGTGGCATGCCGCGCTGATGAGGCTGGCGAGATGGCCCCGACCGTCGGGCTGCTGGATGCGGAACTGACCTTTGGTTCCTTGGCCGTTGATCTGGACATCGAGACCACGTCAGGTCTGTTTGAAGCCTTCTCAACACCAGAACGCGTGGATAGTACTTTTCTTCACGCAACCATGCATGAGGTACAGCCGGGGCTGTCGGTTTATTCCGCTGAGATCGAAAATATCTCTTTGCTTGCAAGCTACGAAATGGGCCTGTCCGGCCTTGTGACTTCTATGAAAGAGGCGTTTTCAACCACTGTGATAGATCTCCCGCGTCGGTTGATTGCCGAGAAAAACCCGGTCTTGGATGTCGTCGACGATCTCATTTTGGTTTTGGCTCCCGGCTTTAGCGCCGTCCGATCTGCGGGGCGTTTGGTGGATGTGATCAATCGGAATGCGGCGGGGGCAGCGCCGCGGGTTTGGTTGGCGCTGTCACAGACCCGCCGAGATGCTGGCCTGAGTGCCAAGGAGGTCGCCGCTGCTCTTGATCTACCGGTCTCTGTCGAGTTGCCACTGTCGGTGAACGATATTGCGCGCGCCTATGTGAAAGGCACGCCCGTGCAATCTCTTGCCCCAAACAGTGCCTATTCTCGCCGTGTGGTGCGCCTCGCGCAGGCTATCTGCAACGGTCATGACGCGGACAAAGTGCGGCACATGTCTTGGTGGAAGAAAAGGGCGTAA
- a CDS encoding CpaF family protein: protein MSEAVSHPTDIEIVRAVIEARVRSLQADGVVTGLYAVSAAIDWYQDTTEQSLSREMQRELMRHLVPLSEAPEDTTPQAGQDARPRAHYQPEFTKRVMRLGAKIAPEIMDLLDLRALAGLQYAAQRGAIRDAVMSVSKSQRFDLNGVESAELVDYVVDDMLGLGPLERLLADDSISEIMVNGPEQVYVERQGQLELADISFRDDDHVLTIATRIVGAVGRRVDETTPLVDARLMDGSRINVTIPPLAIDGPTMTIRKFPKDDLKLSDLIGRGSLSGQMADFLHIAAQLRLNLLVSGGTGSGKTTLLNAISREIPANERIVTLEDAAELRLQQPHVVRLETRPPNIEGTGQVPMRALFRNALRMRPDRIIIGEVRSEEAFDLLQAMNTGHDGSMSTLHANTPREALTRMENLIAMSGIVLPTVFVRQQLRDAIHLIVQISRMRDGVRRVTSISEIVGGEESVISLQELFRFMPEPTQGREALRGQFVSSGLTPGFIDRAVEHGLDGKLRQSVSV, encoded by the coding sequence ATGAGTGAGGCCGTTTCACACCCGACTGACATCGAAATCGTGCGCGCCGTTATCGAGGCCCGGGTGCGATCTTTGCAGGCCGATGGTGTGGTCACGGGTCTGTATGCCGTGAGTGCGGCGATTGATTGGTATCAGGACACGACCGAACAGAGCCTATCGCGGGAGATGCAACGCGAGTTGATGAGACATCTGGTGCCCTTGTCTGAGGCGCCAGAGGACACCACTCCTCAGGCGGGGCAAGACGCCCGGCCGCGCGCCCATTATCAACCAGAGTTCACCAAACGCGTCATGCGTTTGGGGGCGAAAATTGCGCCTGAGATCATGGACCTTCTTGATTTGCGCGCGCTTGCCGGATTGCAATATGCGGCCCAACGGGGCGCGATCCGTGATGCGGTCATGTCTGTCAGTAAATCGCAACGGTTTGATCTAAATGGTGTCGAAAGTGCGGAACTCGTCGATTATGTCGTCGATGACATGCTCGGATTGGGGCCGCTCGAACGGCTTTTGGCAGATGACAGCATTTCCGAGATTATGGTCAACGGACCAGAGCAGGTCTATGTCGAACGCCAGGGTCAGTTGGAATTGGCGGATATTTCGTTTCGCGACGATGATCATGTTTTGACAATCGCGACGCGGATCGTGGGCGCTGTTGGACGCCGTGTCGATGAAACCACGCCTTTGGTGGATGCCCGCCTGATGGATGGGAGCCGGATCAATGTGACCATCCCGCCGTTGGCCATTGATGGGCCAACCATGACCATTCGAAAATTCCCCAAAGACGACTTAAAGCTCTCCGATTTGATTGGCCGGGGCAGTCTTTCTGGTCAGATGGCAGACTTTCTGCATATCGCCGCGCAATTGCGCCTCAATCTGCTTGTCTCGGGCGGGACAGGGTCAGGGAAGACCACGCTGTTGAATGCGATTTCACGTGAAATTCCGGCGAATGAGCGGATTGTCACGCTTGAAGATGCGGCCGAACTGCGATTGCAGCAGCCTCATGTCGTGCGTTTGGAAACCCGCCCGCCCAATATTGAGGGCACGGGTCAGGTGCCCATGCGCGCCCTGTTTCGTAATGCCCTGCGGATGCGGCCTGACCGGATCATCATCGGCGAGGTGCGCAGCGAGGAAGCGTTTGATTTGTTGCAGGCGATGAACACGGGCCACGATGGGTCTATGAGCACGCTGCACGCGAACACGCCCCGTGAAGCTCTGACTCGCATGGAAAATTTGATTGCCATGTCAGGGATTGTCTTGCCGACGGTTTTCGTGCGGCAACAACTTCGGGATGCCATCCATCTGATCGTCCAGATTTCGCGCATGCGGGACGGGGTGCGGCGGGTGACATCCATTTCGGAGATTGTTGGGGGCGAAGAGTCGGTGATCAGCCTTCAGGAGTTGTTCCGCTTTATGCCCGAACCCACACAAGGGCGCGAGGCGCTTCGGGGGCAATTTGTGTCCAGCGGGTTGACGCCGGGCTTTATTGATCGCGCCGTTGAGCACGGTCTCGATGGCAAGCTGCGCCAGAGTGTGAGCGTCTAA